From Coffea arabica cultivar ET-39 chromosome 2e, Coffea Arabica ET-39 HiFi, whole genome shotgun sequence, the proteins below share one genomic window:
- the LOC140037011 gene encoding uncharacterized protein: protein MARTKKAGVKSPPPNRREEASTSRPPRMKRKASRHLVLKDEPSSGEETQLQEEQEAQGEQEEEVSYDKSRFTSAENEAWYNARRGAKILMEKYVTPDVEEVYHLKASFAKLGWKNFFNIPNFYYEELVREFYANVEDKKVFHYDTEVITSTVRGRKVQVHRADLERYLHVSDVGYKVDLKKAFKPNDLDSWNMLEALVRLGVEYKATRKTGRYSVLTSSFPESQRLLIYLFAFNIIPRASGTNEARTSDIYFLDKIEHGLGNIQGIPLGNIITNHMWVVVRSNDIKHAFPYPRFLTFEFQRVGVDFFNTIPTGLKKKDVFTLDFCKFILKSKDISGPST, encoded by the coding sequence ATGGCTCGCACTAAGAAAGCCGGTGTGAAATCTCCTCCCCCTAATAGGAGAGAAGAAGCTTCGACGTCTAGACCACCACgcatgaaaagaaaagcaagtcGACATCTAGTGCTTAAGGACGAGCCATCCTCCGGAGAGGAGACTCAACtacaagaggaacaagaggcaCAAGGGGAACAAGAGGAGGAAGTCTCATATGATAAGTCGCGCTTCACCTCCGCCGAAAATGAAGCCTGGTACAATGCTAGGAGGGGAGCTAAGATATTGATGGAGAAGTATGTCACTCCGGATGTTGAGGAGGTATACCATCTCAAGGCCTCCTTTGCCAAATTGGGATGGAAAAACTTCTTTAACATCCCAAATTTCTATTATGAGGAGCTTGTCCGAGAATTCTATGCGAATGTGGAGGACAAGAAGGTTTTTCACTACGACACGGAAGTGATTACCAGTACAGTACGAGGGAGAAAAGTTCAAGTCCATAGAGCTGATTTGGAGCGCTATCTTCATGTTTCGGATGTGGGGTATAAGGTAGATTTGAAGAAAGCTTTCAAACCCAATGATTTGGACTCTTGGAACATGCTAGAGGCACTTGTACGCTTGGGGGTTGAGTACAAGGCTACTCGGAAGACCGGGCGATATTCAGTATTGACTTCATCATTTCCAGAATCGCAACGTCTTCTAATTTACCTGTTTGCCTTCAACATTATTCCGAGGGCAAGTGGAACCAATGAAGCACGCACAAGTGATATCTATTTCTTGGATAAAATAGAGCATGGCTTAGGAAACATCCAAGGCATTCCATTGGGAAACATTATCACCAACCACATGTGGGTTGTGGTTCGCAGTAACGACATCAAACATGCCTTCCCATATCCTCGGTTCTTGACCTTTGAGTTTCAAAGGGTTGGAGTGGATTTTTTTAATACTATCCCTACAggtctcaagaagaaggatgTCTTTACACTGGATTtttgcaaattta